In one window of Gudongella oleilytica DNA:
- a CDS encoding transposase has product MPRQKRQESPTGYYHIMMRGINKEMIFRSDDFKSSFMEILSRKLEETEIEVAAYCIMDNHVHLVLKGELIEIGILLKRVNTTFAMKLNSRMDRVGHVFQDRYKSQEVLSDEHLLQVVRYVHNNPVNAGITRECKGYSWSSYNGYISGNLGILAQGQYDLILELSGSIESFKAFHRLDDEGEYLDTKEEMEQIKYIKAQKIISEFCESKGVSDVRQLTVKPYLMDSLIEVMIHKSNLSLRKIADMLEVSRNMVQESAKKQNGRWLN; this is encoded by the coding sequence GTGCCGAGACAGAAAAGACAGGAAAGCCCCACTGGCTACTACCATATTATGATGAGGGGCATCAATAAGGAAATGATCTTTCGAAGTGATGACTTCAAATCATCATTTATGGAAATTTTATCCAGGAAGCTTGAGGAGACAGAGATTGAAGTGGCTGCCTATTGCATCATGGACAACCATGTGCATCTTGTTTTGAAGGGCGAATTGATTGAGATAGGTATCCTGCTCAAGCGGGTTAACACAACATTTGCGATGAAGCTGAACAGCAGGATGGATAGGGTTGGACATGTTTTCCAGGATCGGTATAAGTCCCAGGAGGTTCTGAGTGATGAACATCTGCTGCAGGTTGTAAGGTATGTACACAATAATCCCGTCAATGCAGGCATAACAAGAGAATGCAAAGGATATTCGTGGAGCAGCTACAATGGATATATATCAGGCAACCTTGGGATATTGGCACAAGGTCAATACGATTTGATACTGGAGCTGTCCGGCAGTATAGAATCGTTCAAGGCATTCCATAGGCTTGATGATGAAGGGGAATACCTGGATACAAAAGAAGAAATGGAACAGATTAAATACATAAAGGCACAAAAAATAATCAGCGAATTCTGTGAAAGTAAGGGTGTTTCTGATGTAAGACAGCTTACTGTGAAGCCTTATCTTATGGACTCCTTGATTGAAGTGATGATTCACAAATCAAACCTTTCTCTTAGGAAGATAGCTGATATGCTGGAAGTAAGCAGGAATATGGTACAAGAATCAGCAAAGAAACAAAACGGTCGATGGCTAAATTGA
- a CDS encoding zinc ribbon domain-containing protein, with product MFFVAGVYPKSYTYEYNRAEICSSCGKYGRYMVQGHCNVFSFFFIPLFKWGWRYTVTKSCCGQTCMLDKDLGDRLRRGEDVVIAERDLDCGHARTAGYTGCPSCGAHVDPEHNFCPNCGQKL from the coding sequence ATGTTTTTTGTTGCGGGGGTTTACCCCAAATCATATACATATGAATACAATCGGGCGGAGATATGTTCATCCTGCGGTAAGTACGGACGGTACATGGTCCAAGGGCATTGCAACGTGTTCAGTTTTTTCTTCATCCCGCTGTTCAAGTGGGGGTGGAGGTATACTGTTACAAAGTCCTGCTGCGGACAGACATGTATGCTGGACAAAGACCTGGGCGACAGGCTGCGAAGGGGCGAAGATGTAGTCATAGCTGAGCGGGACCTTGACTGCGGACATGCTCGTACAGCAGGGTATACAGGCTGCCCAAGCTGTGGGGCCCATGTTGACCCCGAGCACAATTTCTGTCCAAACTGCGGTCAAAAGCTGTAA
- a CDS encoding DUF1622 domain-containing protein, translated as MIIEHFLEYIVPYITSSLELIGVAIIAIAAVRGLVQFFRNGFDFRGDDVAIDFAKAMTLSLEFKLAAEIIKTVVIRTIDEFIILASVAILRVVLSFVLHWELKTGAKNVESYCPDPADLSIDPADISLAPKETIKTGH; from the coding sequence TTGATTATCGAGCATTTTCTTGAGTACATTGTACCATATATCACAAGCTCGCTTGAGCTTATAGGGGTTGCTATCATTGCCATAGCAGCAGTGCGTGGACTTGTCCAGTTCTTCAGGAACGGCTTTGACTTCAGGGGCGACGATGTTGCCATAGACTTTGCCAAGGCGATGACGCTGAGCCTTGAGTTCAAGCTGGCAGCCGAGATCATAAAGACTGTCGTAATAAGGACCATCGATGAGTTTATTATCCTTGCATCTGTTGCCATACTAAGGGTTGTACTCTCCTTCGTTCTCCATTGGGAGCTTAAGACTGGAGCGAAGAACGTTGAAAGCTATTGCCCCGATCCCGCTGATCTTTCAATTGACCCTGCGGATATCAGCTTAGCACCCAAGGAGACCATCAAGACGGGACACTGA
- the iorA gene encoding indolepyruvate ferredoxin oxidoreductase subunit alpha produces the protein MKKLMTGNEAIARGAYEAGCLVAAAYPGTPSTEILENVSTYPEIYSEWSTNEKVAVEVAAGASIAGARSMAAMKHVGLNVAADPLFSFAYEGVNGGCVIITADEPGMHSSQTEQDNRLYAQAAKVAMVEPSDSQECKDFMKAAFEISENFDTVVLFKVTTRICHSKGAVELLDRQEVGIREYTKNIKKYIMVPAHSKVKHIEMETERIPRLREFSNTTEMNRIEWNDRKIGIVTSGASYVHAKEVFGDTASYLKVGFSWPLPDQKMKEFAAGVEKVYVIEENEPYMENFMKAMGIECTGKEIFSVCGEINPQIIREVMLGEKPEEGYSLDITAPNRPPALCAGCPHRGIFYAMGKHKNKINVTTDIGCYTLGAMAPLNIGDISICMGAGISAGIGFDKANRMAGRDKKVFGVVGDSTFFHSGMTGLVDAVYNKSNMAVVILDNRITAMTGHQENPGTGKSVSGVESPQVDLIALVKAIGIKEENLRVVDPYDMEANYAAVKAAIATDEPFVIITKQPCALLKDVQKRRANLYCQVNQEICTKCKTCLRIGCPAISMKDNVVSMDITMCNGCQVCLQVCPFHSIEAFGEEVK, from the coding sequence ATGAAAAAGCTTATGACCGGAAACGAAGCGATCGCAAGAGGCGCTTACGAAGCCGGATGCTTAGTTGCCGCAGCATATCCGGGAACGCCTTCGACTGAGATCCTTGAAAACGTTTCCACATACCCCGAGATCTATTCTGAGTGGTCTACAAACGAGAAGGTGGCAGTTGAGGTCGCAGCAGGTGCCTCCATAGCCGGAGCAAGATCAATGGCAGCCATGAAGCATGTTGGACTTAACGTGGCTGCAGACCCTCTTTTCTCCTTTGCATATGAGGGAGTTAACGGAGGCTGCGTAATAATAACGGCAGATGAGCCTGGAATGCACAGCTCACAAACCGAACAGGACAACAGGCTTTATGCACAGGCAGCAAAAGTAGCGATGGTAGAACCATCTGACAGCCAGGAATGCAAGGACTTCATGAAGGCAGCCTTCGAAATATCCGAGAATTTCGATACAGTAGTGCTTTTTAAGGTCACTACCAGGATCTGCCACAGCAAGGGAGCAGTTGAGCTGTTGGACAGACAAGAGGTCGGTATCAGGGAATACACAAAGAATATCAAGAAATACATAATGGTGCCTGCCCACTCAAAAGTCAAGCACATCGAGATGGAGACCGAAAGGATCCCTCGCTTAAGAGAGTTTTCAAACACCACCGAGATGAACAGGATAGAATGGAATGACAGAAAGATAGGTATTGTTACATCAGGAGCAAGCTATGTTCATGCCAAAGAGGTTTTCGGCGATACAGCATCATATTTGAAGGTAGGCTTCAGCTGGCCGCTTCCTGATCAGAAGATGAAGGAATTTGCAGCAGGAGTAGAGAAGGTCTACGTAATCGAAGAGAACGAACCGTACATGGAAAACTTTATGAAGGCTATGGGAATCGAGTGCACCGGGAAAGAGATTTTCTCAGTTTGCGGTGAGATCAACCCACAGATCATCAGAGAGGTTATGCTTGGTGAGAAGCCTGAGGAGGGCTACAGCTTAGATATAACTGCTCCGAACAGACCTCCTGCACTTTGCGCTGGTTGTCCTCATAGAGGGATATTCTATGCAATGGGCAAGCATAAGAACAAGATAAACGTTACTACAGATATAGGGTGTTATACACTTGGAGCAATGGCACCTCTTAACATAGGCGATATCTCCATATGCATGGGAGCTGGAATTTCCGCTGGGATCGGTTTTGACAAAGCAAACAGAATGGCTGGAAGAGACAAGAAGGTCTTTGGTGTTGTCGGGGACTCAACATTCTTCCACTCAGGCATGACAGGACTTGTGGATGCTGTTTACAACAAGAGCAATATGGCAGTTGTGATCCTTGACAATAGAATTACCGCTATGACCGGACATCAGGAAAACCCGGGAACCGGCAAGAGTGTTTCAGGAGTTGAGTCACCTCAGGTCGACCTTATAGCTTTAGTCAAGGCTATCGGCATCAAGGAAGAGAACTTAAGGGTCGTTGACCCCTATGATATGGAAGCGAACTATGCGGCTGTAAAGGCAGCTATTGCAACAGACGAGCCATTCGTCATAATCACAAAGCAGCCTTGTGCCCTTCTTAAGGATGTTCAGAAGAGAAGAGCCAACCTTTACTGCCAGGTAAATCAGGAGATTTGCACAAAGTGTAAAACATGCCTTAGAATCGGTTGTCCAGCAATTTCCATGAAGGATAATGTTGTCAGCATGGACATTACGATGTGCAACGGGTGTCAGGTTTGTCTGCAGGTTTGTCCGTTCCATTCTATTGAAGCTTTCGGGGAAGAGGTGAAATAG
- a CDS encoding indolepyruvate oxidoreductase subunit beta — MNKRILMVGVGGQGTILVSKILTEGLLEEGYDVKMSEIHGMAQRGGSVTTQIIFGDKVYSPTINKGEADILVSFEKVEALRYIPMLKKGGTLIVNEEEIWPLPVLSGLEEYPLGIMEGIKDTIENVISVNAREIAEELGEPRSSNIVMLGLMVKALGLDKIDWISKIKKFLPPKVHEVNVNAFEKGLSL; from the coding sequence ATGAATAAGAGAATATTGATGGTTGGAGTTGGCGGTCAGGGAACTATACTTGTATCGAAGATACTTACAGAAGGTCTTCTTGAGGAAGGCTACGATGTTAAGATGTCAGAGATCCACGGAATGGCTCAAAGAGGAGGAAGCGTAACTACTCAGATAATCTTCGGCGACAAGGTCTACTCTCCTACGATAAACAAGGGAGAAGCCGACATACTGGTTTCATTCGAAAAGGTGGAGGCGCTTAGATATATCCCAATGCTTAAGAAAGGCGGCACACTCATTGTAAATGAGGAAGAAATATGGCCGTTGCCTGTACTTTCAGGCTTGGAGGAATATCCACTCGGCATAATGGAGGGAATTAAGGACACCATCGAGAATGTCATTTCAGTCAATGCAAGAGAGATCGCAGAGGAGCTGGGTGAGCCCAGATCGTCCAATATAGTCATGTTAGGACTGATGGTAAAAGCCCTTGGGCTGGACAAAATCGACTGGATATCTAAGATAAAGAAATTCTTGCCACCTAAAGTTCACGAAGTTAATGTAAATGCGTTTGAAAAAGGTTTGAGTTTATAA
- a CDS encoding V-type ATPase subunit: MGNVRRFSAINTKLRVMRSRFLKDSDYITLMEKDQVSDQIQYLKDHTVYGQVLQELHDLEDIQQVQIQLDRFLITQFKKILKYFTDNYEKFYKAYMFRFETEDLKLYLRALARGEDLSKYEKVSMIRDEYYSFSIEKLRTAKSLDDFIEKLEGTKFYDVLYPYRHEDYSKLLFYMEMNLDRLYFNSLFESTDLLGKTDKNIYTDFLSENIDLLNIEWIYRGIKFYNLLPEELINYTLPNGKLFGYKELKELCYGTVEDLKAKVSKTPYKEMVNEEKDIDLFMEIRLQRHLYNMFRNTFTKGKMDLSISNAYLHLLEFEIRDIISILEAKKYGLSYYEIKEYLVRTIKGSDE; encoded by the coding sequence ATGGGAAATGTAAGACGATTTTCTGCCATAAACACAAAATTAAGGGTTATGCGCTCCCGTTTCCTGAAGGATTCCGACTATATAACGCTGATGGAAAAGGATCAGGTAAGTGACCAGATCCAGTATTTGAAGGACCATACCGTTTATGGACAGGTCCTCCAGGAGCTTCATGATCTGGAAGACATCCAGCAGGTACAGATCCAGCTTGACAGGTTTTTGATAACCCAGTTCAAGAAGATCCTGAAGTACTTTACAGACAACTATGAAAAGTTCTACAAGGCCTATATGTTCAGGTTCGAAACAGAGGACCTGAAGCTTTACCTAAGAGCTCTTGCAAGGGGAGAGGACCTTTCGAAGTATGAAAAGGTCAGCATGATACGGGACGAGTATTACAGCTTCTCCATCGAAAAACTTAGAACTGCAAAGTCTCTTGACGATTTTATAGAAAAGCTTGAGGGTACAAAATTCTACGATGTTCTATACCCTTACAGACATGAGGATTACTCAAAGCTTCTTTTCTATATGGAGATGAATCTCGACAGGCTTTACTTTAACTCATTGTTTGAAAGTACTGATTTGTTAGGGAAGACTGATAAGAACATCTACACCGATTTCCTCAGTGAAAACATAGATTTGCTGAACATCGAGTGGATATATAGAGGTATCAAGTTCTATAATCTTCTGCCTGAGGAGCTTATCAACTACACTTTGCCCAACGGGAAGCTGTTTGGCTACAAGGAGTTGAAGGAGCTGTGCTACGGAACTGTCGAGGATCTTAAGGCAAAGGTTTCGAAGACACCCTATAAGGAAATGGTGAACGAGGAAAAGGACATAGACCTTTTCATGGAGATAAGGCTGCAAAGGCATCTTTATAATATGTTTAGAAATACTTTTACTAAGGGTAAGATGGATCTTTCGATCTCCAATGCATATCTTCACCTGCTGGAGTTTGAGATCCGTGATATTATATCTATACTGGAAGCAAAAAAATATGGATTATCCTATTACGAGATCAAGGAGTACCTCGTAAGGACGATAAAAGGAAGTGATGAATAA
- a CDS encoding V-type ATP synthase subunit I produces the protein MTIMNIIGKVSEADLVLKDILQSGKVDLVDAMTQIEENNFLFDVSDENIDRLIDLNSITTFEKDERYDELLKKGEELKKILGIETESEIHETAVEMKKEDILNELDDICEEVNEPNAMLQAMQRELEYLEDFYANSFKELKEFSVPISSLREMEYFSFKMGTLTKEDRNKLKKNYENILAILLHTGTSVQGEVYLVLYPTSLEEEMKRILRSLNFREIVIPKEYSGTPQEIREQIIKNKDRLYREIKGQEDRLAEIKAKYGDRIEHLIAQVKLLSKLDNIKEKIAFSKRFFYMSGWVAQSEREEIKKTLEKYGDTLVIFKDETSLQPPTKLKNNWFFRPFEWLVNLYGTPNYNELDPTPFVSLSYMLLFGIMFGDLGQGFVFLIAGYFLSKRMKQFGGLIQRLGISSMIFGLLYGAVFGIETLIPALWMKPFENINEILIFAIIVGVVILLISYVFGIINAMKRHDIEEGLFGKEGVAGVVLYVTVLVLVGGGMLGINILPMPIGVGIAVLALLAIVFRLPLTHLIEGKRPLHGSDISGYYVESIFSLIETFLAMLSGTISFIRVGAFALTHVGLFLAFETMGHMIGSAAGNILMIVIGNIFIISLEALIVFIQGMRLQYYEMFSRYYKGDGREFKPVSLEN, from the coding sequence ATGACGATTATGAATATCATTGGCAAGGTTAGTGAAGCTGACCTGGTGCTTAAGGATATACTACAGTCGGGAAAGGTAGATCTTGTAGATGCTATGACGCAGATAGAGGAGAACAACTTCCTTTTCGACGTCAGCGATGAAAACATCGACAGGCTGATCGACCTGAACAGCATAACCACCTTTGAGAAGGATGAGCGTTATGATGAGCTTCTTAAAAAAGGTGAAGAGCTTAAGAAAATACTTGGAATCGAAACAGAGTCCGAAATACATGAGACTGCTGTCGAGATGAAGAAAGAAGATATTCTAAATGAGCTTGATGACATCTGCGAAGAGGTTAATGAGCCTAATGCTATGCTTCAGGCTATGCAAAGGGAACTGGAATATCTGGAGGATTTTTATGCGAACAGCTTTAAGGAGCTTAAGGAATTCTCGGTACCCATAAGCTCACTTAGAGAGATGGAGTATTTTAGCTTTAAGATGGGAACCTTGACTAAGGAAGACCGCAACAAGCTGAAGAAAAACTATGAAAATATACTTGCCATACTTCTTCATACCGGAACCAGCGTACAGGGCGAGGTTTACCTTGTACTTTATCCCACAAGCCTTGAGGAAGAAATGAAGAGGATATTAAGGTCACTGAATTTCAGGGAGATAGTGATCCCTAAGGAATATTCAGGTACTCCACAGGAGATCAGGGAGCAGATAATCAAGAATAAAGACAGGCTCTACAGGGAGATAAAGGGTCAAGAGGATAGATTGGCTGAAATCAAGGCAAAATACGGAGACAGGATAGAGCATCTTATAGCGCAGGTTAAACTTCTCTCCAAGCTTGATAACATAAAAGAAAAAATAGCATTTTCAAAGAGATTCTTCTATATGTCAGGTTGGGTTGCCCAATCTGAAAGAGAAGAAATAAAGAAGACTCTTGAAAAGTATGGAGATACATTAGTCATATTTAAGGATGAAACAAGCCTTCAGCCACCAACAAAATTAAAAAACAACTGGTTCTTCAGGCCGTTCGAGTGGCTTGTCAACCTTTACGGAACTCCCAACTACAATGAGCTCGATCCAACTCCCTTTGTGAGTTTGTCCTACATGCTCCTTTTCGGGATAATGTTTGGAGACCTGGGGCAAGGATTTGTTTTTCTGATTGCCGGGTACTTTCTCTCGAAGAGGATGAAGCAGTTTGGTGGTCTTATTCAAAGGCTTGGGATTTCGTCAATGATATTCGGCCTTTTGTACGGAGCGGTTTTTGGGATAGAAACTCTGATACCGGCTTTGTGGATGAAGCCATTTGAGAATATCAACGAGATCCTGATATTTGCGATAATAGTAGGCGTTGTGATCCTGCTTATATCCTACGTATTTGGTATAATAAATGCCATGAAGAGACACGATATCGAAGAAGGCTTGTTTGGTAAGGAAGGCGTTGCAGGTGTGGTTCTTTACGTAACTGTGTTGGTTCTCGTAGGCGGAGGAATGCTTGGAATAAATATCCTGCCAATGCCCATAGGAGTTGGAATTGCAGTTCTCGCATTGCTGGCTATAGTATTCAGGCTGCCGCTGACACATTTGATTGAGGGGAAGAGGCCACTTCATGGTTCAGATATATCCGGCTACTATGTCGAGTCCATATTCTCGCTTATTGAGACCTTCCTGGCTATGCTGAGCGGAACTATATCCTTCATTAGGGTTGGAGCATTTGCATTGACTCACGTAGGATTGTTCCTTGCATTTGAGACCATGGGTCATATGATAGGATCAGCAGCAGGTAATATTCTGATGATAGTTATTGGAAATATATTTATCATCTCATTGGAAGCACTGATAGTATTCATTCAGGGGATGAGACTTCAATACTATGAAATGTTCAGCAGATACTACAAGGGCGATGGCAGAGAGTTTAAACCTGTCAGCCTTGAAAACTAA
- a CDS encoding ATP synthase subunit C, with translation MSFILVSTAILVLLTIGTGVFYIYNNMEGGKKKLKGILRTNLFVFLPLLIAAVVIMVPQAINAETGEAAGGLLSSSQGLGFISAALATGIATLGAGYAVAVVGSAALGAVSEDSSLLGKTLIFVGLAEGIAIYGLIVSIMILGRL, from the coding sequence ATGTCATTTATACTTGTTTCTACAGCAATCTTAGTTTTACTTACGATCGGTACAGGAGTTTTCTACATCTACAACAATATGGAGGGCGGAAAAAAGAAGCTTAAGGGGATATTAAGGACTAATCTGTTTGTATTTTTACCGCTTCTTATTGCAGCAGTCGTTATCATGGTCCCGCAAGCAATCAACGCGGAAACAGGAGAAGCAGCAGGCGGACTTCTTTCATCATCTCAGGGACTTGGTTTTATCTCAGCAGCTTTAGCGACAGGAATTGCAACACTTGGCGCAGGTTATGCAGTAGCGGTTGTAGGTTCAGCAGCTCTTGGAGCGGTTTCAGAGGATTCATCACTTCTTGGTAAGACTCTTATATTCGTAGGTCTTGCAGAAGGTATCGCTATCTATGGACTTATAGTATCGATCATGATCCTGGGTAGGCTATAA
- a CDS encoding V-type ATP synthase subunit F, producing MKSYLISDNRDTIIGMRLANIEGVLAQTREEIIARFKEAVEDKDIGIIIITEKIFEEMKEEVLELKRTGSSQLIVTIPDRTGLKDKNFIMRYIKESIGIKI from the coding sequence ATGAAGTCTTACCTGATCAGTGATAACAGAGATACGATAATCGGGATGAGACTGGCCAATATCGAGGGCGTCCTTGCCCAGACGAGAGAGGAAATAATTGCACGCTTCAAAGAGGCTGTCGAGGACAAGGATATCGGGATCATCATTATTACTGAGAAGATCTTCGAAGAAATGAAGGAAGAGGTGCTGGAGCTTAAGCGCACCGGCAGCTCCCAGCTTATAGTGACGATTCCTGACCGTACTGGCCTAAAGGACAAGAATTTCATTATGAGATATATTAAAGAGTCCATAGGCATAAAAATTTAG
- a CDS encoding V-type ATP synthase subunit E — protein sequence MITVEEKLEIFHKIVYREEEEKFQRALKELEEMNLQALEDKRKELEAHRDEIVRRKISMAKIERNEAMAKAIEKNKAQLRQKRKDLQDQLLREILKKADQFVDTDEYYEYLCENINKYLKEFENNEVVVYVREKDKESIKGCIKGLVAVTGKSFVIETMSDDKIGGFVISNSEKTYNIDHSLKTLIEEKEYTIGQRLCLALEKAGESNE from the coding sequence ATGATAACAGTTGAGGAAAAATTGGAGATTTTCCACAAGATCGTCTACCGTGAGGAAGAGGAGAAATTTCAGAGAGCTTTGAAGGAGCTTGAGGAGATGAACCTTCAGGCACTTGAAGATAAGAGAAAAGAGCTTGAAGCACATAGAGACGAGATAGTAAGAAGGAAGATCAGCATGGCTAAGATCGAGAGAAACGAAGCTATGGCCAAGGCGATCGAAAAAAACAAAGCTCAGCTGAGACAAAAGAGGAAGGATCTTCAGGATCAGCTCCTAAGGGAGATATTGAAGAAAGCCGACCAATTTGTCGATACTGACGAGTATTATGAATATCTTTGTGAGAATATCAATAAATACCTTAAGGAATTTGAGAACAACGAAGTTGTTGTTTATGTAAGGGAGAAGGACAAGGAGTCGATCAAGGGCTGCATCAAGGGCTTAGTGGCAGTTACAGGCAAGTCCTTTGTAATTGAGACCATGAGCGATGATAAAATCGGAGGATTTGTGATCAGCAACTCCGAGAAGACCTACAACATCGATCATTCACTTAAGACTCTTATCGAGGAGAAGGAATACACCATAGGACAAAGGCTGTGCCTTGCCCTGGAAAAGGCTGGTGAGAGCAATGAGTAA
- a CDS encoding V-type ATP synthase subunit A, with product MSKLIGEIQMINGPVILGKNMTGFKMREMVMVGTKKLIGEVIAVDGDFGTVQVYEETEGVKRGEEIISTGKPLSLKLGPGMLSNMFDGIQRPLKRIRDEHGSFIPEGIGLISIDEEALWEVEFTVAVGDYVKQGHIFGKVEETPLITHKLLVPIGVEGKISWLAAPGKYNINHVVMKVKDLKGEEHEVMMHQEWPVRVQRPVDERLQIDKLLITGQRVLDIFFPIAKGGTAAIPGGFGTGKTMTQHQLAKWSDADIIVYVGCGERGNEMTEVLEDFPKLIDPKSDRPIMERTVLIANTSNMPVAAREASIYTGITMAEYFRDMGYNVAIMADSTSRWAEALREISGRLEEMPAEEGYPAYLPSRLAQFYERAGYVKTLSGEEGSVTIIGAVSPAGGDFSEPVTENTKRFVNVFLGLDRELAYSRHYPAINWLTSYSGYSDMIKKFYEKELNEDIEGIRSRMLNLLYDESRLLEIVLLVGEDVLPDDQRLILEVAKVIKIGFLQQNAFHKEDTFVPLKKQLEMLKTIELLYNRGLQAVKKGIPISRVRNAELYEEVIKMKYSIPNEEIEKIQGLNTMINEFYNQLESEYSK from the coding sequence ATGAGTAAGCTGATAGGCGAGATCCAGATGATCAACGGTCCCGTTATACTGGGAAAAAACATGACGGGCTTTAAGATGAGAGAGATGGTAATGGTCGGCACAAAGAAGCTTATAGGCGAGGTAATTGCTGTCGACGGCGATTTCGGTACAGTACAGGTATATGAGGAAACTGAGGGAGTCAAAAGAGGAGAGGAGATCATCTCTACTGGCAAGCCTCTTTCACTTAAGCTTGGACCTGGAATGCTGAGCAATATGTTTGACGGTATACAGAGACCACTTAAAAGAATAAGGGATGAACACGGAAGCTTTATTCCTGAGGGCATAGGCCTGATATCCATAGATGAGGAGGCTCTTTGGGAAGTAGAGTTCACAGTGGCAGTTGGCGATTATGTGAAGCAGGGACATATATTTGGAAAAGTGGAGGAGACGCCTCTTATCACTCATAAGCTTTTAGTGCCGATAGGTGTCGAAGGCAAGATATCCTGGCTTGCTGCACCCGGGAAATACAATATCAACCATGTTGTTATGAAGGTAAAGGACCTTAAGGGCGAAGAGCACGAGGTCATGATGCATCAGGAATGGCCTGTCCGTGTCCAAAGACCAGTTGATGAAAGACTTCAGATAGATAAGCTACTTATAACAGGACAAAGGGTACTGGACATTTTCTTCCCGATCGCAAAGGGAGGAACTGCTGCAATACCAGGCGGTTTCGGTACAGGAAAGACAATGACTCAGCATCAGCTTGCCAAGTGGTCGGATGCGGACATAATAGTTTATGTTGGCTGCGGAGAGCGTGGAAACGAGATGACTGAGGTTCTTGAGGACTTCCCTAAGCTTATTGACCCTAAATCCGACAGACCGATAATGGAAAGAACCGTCCTTATTGCAAATACGTCAAACATGCCGGTAGCTGCAAGAGAGGCATCCATATACACAGGTATTACCATGGCTGAGTACTTCAGGGACATGGGCTACAACGTAGCGATCATGGCCGACTCAACCTCCAGATGGGCAGAGGCCTTAAGGGAGATATCAGGGCGTCTTGAGGAGATGCCTGCTGAGGAAGGCTACCCTGCTTATCTGCCTTCAAGACTTGCTCAGTTCTATGAAAGAGCAGGTTATGTAAAAACTCTTTCAGGTGAAGAGGGATCAGTTACAATAATCGGAGCAGTTTCTCCGGCAGGAGGGGATTTCTCGGAGCCGGTAACTGAGAATACAAAGAGATTCGTAAATGTATTCCTGGGACTTGACAGAGAGCTTGCATATTCAAGACACTACCCGGCAATAAACTGGCTTACAAGCTACTCTGGCTATAGCGATATGATCAAGAAGTTCTATGAGAAGGAGCTAAATGAGGACATCGAGGGGATAAGATCCAGAATGCTTAACCTTTTATACGATGAAAGCAGGCTCCTTGAGATAGTTCTGCTGGTTGGAGAGGATGTACTGCCTGATGACCAAAGGCTTATTCTTGAGGTTGCAAAGGTAATAAAGATCGGCTTCCTTCAGCAGAATGCCTTCCATAAGGAGGACACTTTTGTTCCCCTTAAGAAGCAGCTTGAAATGCTTAAGACCATAGAGCTCCTTTACAACAGAGGACTTCAGGCGGTCAAGAAGGGCATTCCGATATCAAGAGTAAGAAATGCTGAGCTGTATGAAGAAGTTATAAAAATGAAATACTCCATTCCGAACGAAGAGATCGAAAAAATACAAGGCTTGAATACTATGATCAATGAATTCTACAACCAGTTAGAATCAGAGTATTCCAAATAG